From the Cucurbita pepo subsp. pepo cultivar mu-cu-16 chromosome LG05, ASM280686v2, whole genome shotgun sequence genome, one window contains:
- the LOC111795315 gene encoding probable xyloglucan endotransglucosylase/hydrolase protein 30 isoform X2 translates to MDVWLRSYGGSNLLMLMLIIFGFFNSVANASFNVTTIRFNEGYSPLFGDGNLVRSPDGKSVRLLLDRFTGSGFISSKMYKHGFFSARIKLPSDYTAGIVVAFYTSNGDVFEKSHDELDFEFLGNIEGKPWRFQTNLYGNGSTNRGREERYRLWFDPTKEFHQYGILWTAHNVIFYIDEVPIREVVRNEVMGGDYPTKPMSLYATIWDASNWATSGGKYKVNYKYAPFVSEFKDLVLDGCASDPIQEVLEASDCTEHNAHLNVQDFVTVTPKRRAAMRNFRQHFMYYSYCYDILRYPIPPPECVIIPSEQRRFKDTGRLKFGGSHRRRSKRRGRNPSVSTDNQSSM, encoded by the exons ATGGATGTTTGGCTGCGTAGCTATGGAGGTTCGAATCTCCTGATGTTGATGTTGATAATCTTCGGTTTCTTTAATTCTGTTGCGAACGCTTCTTTCAACGTCACTACCATCCGTTTCAACGAAGGCTACTCGCCTCTGTTTGGCGACGGAAACCTTGTTCGATCTCCTGACGGCAAATCCGTTCGCCTTCTTCTCGATCGCTTCACCG GCTCTGGATTCATTTCGTCGAAGATGTATAAACATGGATTCTTCAGCGCGAGAATCAAATTGCCATCCGATTACACCGCTGGCATCGTTGTAGCCTTCTAC ACCTCGAACGGTGACGTATTCGAGAAGAGTCACGACGAGTTGGACTTTGAGTTCTTAGGGAACATTGAAGGAAAGCCGTGGAGGTTTCAGACCAATCTATACGGAAATGGAAGCACGAACCGGGGTCGTGAGGAGCGGTATCGGCTATGGTTCGACCCGACCAAGGAGTTCCACCAATACGGCATTCTATGGACCGCTCACAATGTCAT attttACATTGACGAAGTCCCCATTAGAGAAGTGGTGAGAAATGAAGTAATGGGAGGAGATTACCCTACAAAGCCAATGTCCTTGTACGCTACAATTTGGGACGCCAGCAATTGGGCAACTTCAGGAGGCAAATACAAAGTCAACTATAAATATGCACCCTTTGTTTCTGAATTCAAGGACCTTGTTTTGGATGGTTGTGCTTCTGATCCCATCCAGGAGGTTCTAGAAGCTTCGGACTGCACTGAGCATAACGCCCACCTCAACGTTCAAGACTTTGTCACTGTGACACCCAAGCGCCGTGCCGCAATGCGCAACTTTCGCCAACATTTCATGTACTATTCATACTGTTATGAT ATACTTCGATATCCTATCCCGCCACCAGAATGTGTCATTATCCCCTCCGAGCAGCGGCGTTTCAAGGACACTGGAAGGCTGAAGTTCGGGGGTAGCCATCGCCGTCGCTCGAAGAGGCGAGGCAGAAACCCAAGTGTTTCCACGGATAACCAATCTAGTATGTAA
- the LOC111795315 gene encoding probable xyloglucan endotransglucosylase/hydrolase protein 30 isoform X1: protein MDVWLRSYGGSNLLMLMLIIFGFFNSVANASFNVTTIRFNEGYSPLFGDGNLVRSPDGKSVRLLLDRFTGSGFISSKMYKHGFFSARIKLPSDYTAGIVVAFYTSNGDVFEKSHDELDFEFLGNIEGKPWRFQTNLYGNGSTNRGREERYRLWFDPTKEFHQYGILWTAHNVIFYIDEVPIREVVRNEVMGGDYPTKPMSLYATIWDASNWATSGGKYKVNYKYAPFVSEFKDLVLDGCASDPIQEVLEASDCTEHNAHLNVQDFVTVTPKRRAAMRNFRQHFMYYSYCYDILRYPIPPPECVIIPSEQRRFKDTGRLKFGGSHRRRSKRRGRNPSVSTDNQSSM, encoded by the exons ATGGATGTTTGGCTGCGTAGCTATGGAGGTTCGAATCTCCTGATGTTGATGTTGATAATCTTCGGTTTCTTTAATTCTGTTGCGAACGCTTCTTTCAACGTCACTACCATCCGTTTCAACGAAGGCTACTCGCCTCTGTTTGGCGACGGAAACCTTGTTCGATCTCCTGACGGCAAATCCGTTCGCCTTCTTCTCGATCGCTTCACCG GCTCTGGATTCATTTCGTCGAAGATGTATAAACATGGATTCTTCAGCGCGAGAATCAAATTGCCATCCGATTACACCGCTGGCATCGTTGTAGCCTTCTAC ACCTCGAACGGTGACGTATTCGAGAAGAGTCACGACGAGTTGGACTTTGAGTTCTTAGGGAACATTGAAGGAAAGCCGTGGAGGTTTCAGACCAATCTATACGGAAATGGAAGCACGAACCGGGGTCGTGAGGAGCGGTATCGGCTATGGTTCGACCCGACCAAGGAGTTCCACCAATACGGCATTCTATGGACCGCTCACAATGTCAT attttACATTGACGAAGTCCCCATTAGAGAAGTGGTGAGAAATGAAGTAATGGGAGGAGATTACCCTACAAAGCCAATGTCCTTGTACGCTACAATTTGGGACGCCAGCAATTGGGCAACTTCAGGAGGCAAATACAAAGTCAACTATAAATATGCACCCTTTGTTTCTGAATTCAAGGACCTTGTTTTGGATGGTTGTGCTTCTGATCCCATCCAGGAGGTTCTAGAAGCTTCGGACTGCACTGAGCATAACGCCCACCTCAACGTTCAAGACTTTGTCACTGTGACACCCAAGCGCCGTGCCGCAATGCGCAACTTTCGCCAACATTTCATGTACTATTCATACTGTTATGATATACTTCGATATCCTATCCCGCCACCAGAATGCGTCATTATCCCCTCCGAGCAACGGCGTTTCAAGGACACTGGAAG GCTGAAGTTCGGGGGTAGCCATCGCCGTCGCTCGAAGAGGCGAGGCAGAAACCCAAGTGTTTCCACGGATAACCAATCTAGTATGTAA
- the LOC111795314 gene encoding glycerol-3-phosphate acyltransferase, chloroplastic isoform X2, giving the protein MAELVQDKESAQSAATAAAASSGYERRNAPVHSRKFLDVRSEEELLSCIKKETEAGKLPPNVAAGMEELYQNYRNAVIESGNPKADEIVLSNMTVALDRILLDVEDPFVFSSHHKAIREPFDYYIFGQNYIRPLIDFGNSFVGNLSLFKDIEEKLQQGHNVVLISNHQTEADPAIISLLLEKTNPYIAENTIFVAGDRVLADPLCKPFSIGRNLICVYSKKHMFDIPELTETKRKANTRSLKEMALLLRGGSQLIWIAPSGGRDRPDPSTGEWYPAPFDASSVDNMRRLIQHSDVPGHLFPLALLCHDIMPPPSQVEIEIGEKRVIAFNGAGLSVAPEISFDEIAATHKNPEEVREAYSKALFDSVAMQYNVLKTAISGKQGLGASTADVSLSQPW; this is encoded by the exons ATGGCGGAGCTTGTTCAGGATAAGGAGTCCGCCCAGAGTGCTGCCACCGCTGCTGCTGCTAGCTCCGGTTATGAAAGACGGAATGCGCCGGTTCACTCCCGCAAATTTCTCGATGTTCGCTCTGAAGAAG AGTTGCTCTCCTGCATCAAGAAGGAAACAGAAGCTGGAAAGCTGCCTCCAAATGTTGCTGCAGGAATGGAAGAATTGTATCAGAATTATAGAAATGCT GTTATTGAGAGTGGAAATCCAAAGGCAGATGAAATTGTTCTATCTAACATGACTGTTGCATTAGATCGCATATTGTTGGATGTGGAG gatccttttgtcttctcatcaCACCACAAAGCAATTCGAGAGCCTTTTGATTACTACATTTTTGGCCAGAACTATATACGGCCATTGATTGATTTTGG AAATTCATTCGTTGGTAACCTTTCTCTTTTCAAGGATATAGAAGAGAAGCTTCAGCAG GGTCACAATGTTGTCTTGATATCAAATCATCAGACTGAAGCAGATCCAGCTATCATTTCATTGTTGCTTGAAAAGACAAACCCATATATTGCAGAAAACACG ATCTTTGTGGCAGGGGATAGAGTTCTTGCAGACCCACTTTGCAAGCCCTTCAGCATTGGAAG GAATCTTATTTGTGTTTATTCAAAAAAGCACATGTTCGATATTCCTGAGCtcacagaaacaaaaaggaaagcaaACACACGAAGTCTTAAGGAGATGGCTTTACTCTTAAG AGGTGGATCACAACTAATATGGATTGCACCCAGTGGTGGTAGGGACCGGCCGGATCCTTCGACTGGAGAATGGTACCCA GCACCCTTTGATGCTTCTTCAGTGGACAACATGAGAAGGCTAATTCAACATTCGGATGTTCCTGGGCATTTGTTTCCCCTTGCTTTATTATGTCATGACATCATGCCCCCTCCCTCACAG gttgaaattgaaattggagAAAAAAGAGTGATTGCCTTTAATGGGGCGGGTTTGTCTGTGGCTCCTGAAATCAGCTTCGACGAAATTGCTGCTACCCACAAAAATCCTGAGGAG GTTAGGGAGGCATACTCAAAGGCACTGTTTGATTCTGTGGCCATGCAATACAATGTGCTCAAAACGGCTATCTCCGGCAAACAAGGACTAGGAGCTTCAACTGCGGATGTCTCTTTGTCACAACCTTGGTAG
- the LOC111795314 gene encoding glycerol-3-phosphate acyltransferase, chloroplastic isoform X1: MFILSSSSSTLPSAPPFSSTTSIFLSFSRVSLPPSSSSLKLLPLSLQFGPPKLASSCSLRFSASRAMAELVQDKESAQSAATAAAASSGYERRNAPVHSRKFLDVRSEEELLSCIKKETEAGKLPPNVAAGMEELYQNYRNAVIESGNPKADEIVLSNMTVALDRILLDVEDPFVFSSHHKAIREPFDYYIFGQNYIRPLIDFGNSFVGNLSLFKDIEEKLQQGHNVVLISNHQTEADPAIISLLLEKTNPYIAENTIFVAGDRVLADPLCKPFSIGRNLICVYSKKHMFDIPELTETKRKANTRSLKEMALLLRGGSQLIWIAPSGGRDRPDPSTGEWYPAPFDASSVDNMRRLIQHSDVPGHLFPLALLCHDIMPPPSQVEIEIGEKRVIAFNGAGLSVAPEISFDEIAATHKNPEEVREAYSKALFDSVAMQYNVLKTAISGKQGLGASTADVSLSQPW; the protein is encoded by the exons ATGTTTatcctctcttcttcttcttctactctTCCATCAGCTCCTCCTTTCTCCTCCACGACCTCCAtttttctctccttctctAGGGTTTCTCTTCCTccctcctcctcttctctcAAGCTCCTTCCCCTTTCTCTGCAATTCGGACCTCCCAAGCTTGCCTCCTCGTGCTCGCTTCGGTTTTCCGCTTCCAGAGCAATGGCGGAGCTTGTTCAGGATAAGGAGTCCGCCCAGAGTGCTGCCACCGCTGCTGCTGCTAGCTCCGGTTATGAAAGACGGAATGCGCCGGTTCACTCCCGCAAATTTCTCGATGTTCGCTCTGAAGAAG AGTTGCTCTCCTGCATCAAGAAGGAAACAGAAGCTGGAAAGCTGCCTCCAAATGTTGCTGCAGGAATGGAAGAATTGTATCAGAATTATAGAAATGCT GTTATTGAGAGTGGAAATCCAAAGGCAGATGAAATTGTTCTATCTAACATGACTGTTGCATTAGATCGCATATTGTTGGATGTGGAG gatccttttgtcttctcatcaCACCACAAAGCAATTCGAGAGCCTTTTGATTACTACATTTTTGGCCAGAACTATATACGGCCATTGATTGATTTTGG AAATTCATTCGTTGGTAACCTTTCTCTTTTCAAGGATATAGAAGAGAAGCTTCAGCAG GGTCACAATGTTGTCTTGATATCAAATCATCAGACTGAAGCAGATCCAGCTATCATTTCATTGTTGCTTGAAAAGACAAACCCATATATTGCAGAAAACACG ATCTTTGTGGCAGGGGATAGAGTTCTTGCAGACCCACTTTGCAAGCCCTTCAGCATTGGAAG GAATCTTATTTGTGTTTATTCAAAAAAGCACATGTTCGATATTCCTGAGCtcacagaaacaaaaaggaaagcaaACACACGAAGTCTTAAGGAGATGGCTTTACTCTTAAG AGGTGGATCACAACTAATATGGATTGCACCCAGTGGTGGTAGGGACCGGCCGGATCCTTCGACTGGAGAATGGTACCCA GCACCCTTTGATGCTTCTTCAGTGGACAACATGAGAAGGCTAATTCAACATTCGGATGTTCCTGGGCATTTGTTTCCCCTTGCTTTATTATGTCATGACATCATGCCCCCTCCCTCACAG gttgaaattgaaattggagAAAAAAGAGTGATTGCCTTTAATGGGGCGGGTTTGTCTGTGGCTCCTGAAATCAGCTTCGACGAAATTGCTGCTACCCACAAAAATCCTGAGGAG GTTAGGGAGGCATACTCAAAGGCACTGTTTGATTCTGTGGCCATGCAATACAATGTGCTCAAAACGGCTATCTCCGGCAAACAAGGACTAGGAGCTTCAACTGCGGATGTCTCTTTGTCACAACCTTGGTAG